One Angustibacter luteus genomic window carries:
- the secD gene encoding protein translocase subunit SecD produces MAGPNKRHGRPSRPLLALLGLILVLGGVIAAQVKWADGQWTPQLGLDLEGGTQIVLQPVIKGGGKVDDATLRQSVDIIRARIDGSGVGEAEITTEGGRNIVVAVPGKVTDAQRRLITQSSQLQFRPVLAEAAAQPTPTATSTATSTPSGTATGTATPKATATATASPTTSSEKAALPQSLLKSGTTATPSATPTASASPTASGAVTPAPKPTSPSDLNQITPQIQAQFEAETCSDATKLPDSQADPNAPLVTCSADLSTKYILGPVEVDGSDIKSATAGLQQLQNGGTSTTWEIQLAFNGEGTDKFSETTTRLYTLTPPQNQFAIVLDGRVISAPQTNEPITGGTASITGNFTQKSSLELANQLKYGALPLSFTKQTEEEISPLLGKEQLQRGLIAGLIGLLLVVLYSLLQYRALGFVTVASLLVAGVITYEVVVVLGNSSGLRLTLAGITGLIVSIGVTADSFIVYFERVRDEVRDGRSLRSAVDTGWKRARRTILAADSINFLAAVVLYILAAGGVRGFAYTLGLATIIDVVVVVLFTHPLLTILARTKFFGQGHRWSGLDPERLGAGTAIGVKANLGTIASRRAAAATTPQDA; encoded by the coding sequence GTGGCTGGACCCAACAAGCGGCACGGTCGACCGAGCCGTCCCCTCCTCGCCCTCCTCGGGCTCATCCTGGTCCTGGGCGGCGTCATCGCCGCGCAGGTGAAGTGGGCCGACGGCCAGTGGACCCCGCAGCTCGGCCTCGACCTCGAGGGCGGCACCCAGATCGTGCTGCAGCCGGTCATCAAGGGCGGCGGCAAGGTGGACGACGCGACGCTGCGGCAGTCGGTGGACATCATCCGGGCCCGCATCGACGGCTCGGGTGTCGGCGAGGCCGAGATCACCACCGAGGGCGGCCGCAACATCGTGGTCGCGGTGCCCGGCAAGGTGACCGACGCCCAGCGCCGCCTGATCACCCAGTCCTCGCAGCTGCAGTTCCGGCCGGTGCTCGCCGAGGCGGCCGCGCAGCCCACGCCGACCGCCACGTCCACCGCGACGTCCACCCCGAGTGGCACCGCGACGGGTACGGCGACGCCCAAGGCGACCGCGACGGCCACGGCCAGCCCCACCACGAGCAGCGAGAAGGCGGCACTGCCGCAGTCCCTGCTGAAGAGCGGGACGACCGCGACCCCGTCCGCGACGCCCACGGCATCCGCGTCGCCGACCGCCTCCGGTGCAGTCACCCCGGCGCCGAAGCCGACCAGCCCGAGCGACCTGAACCAGATCACTCCGCAGATCCAGGCCCAGTTCGAGGCCGAGACGTGCTCGGACGCGACGAAGCTGCCGGACAGCCAAGCCGATCCGAACGCACCGCTGGTGACCTGCTCCGCGGATCTGTCGACCAAGTACATCCTCGGCCCCGTCGAGGTGGACGGCAGCGACATCAAGAGTGCGACTGCGGGTCTGCAGCAGCTGCAGAACGGTGGCACCTCCACCACCTGGGAGATCCAGCTCGCCTTCAACGGCGAGGGCACGGACAAGTTCTCCGAGACGACGACGCGGCTCTACACCCTGACGCCGCCGCAGAACCAGTTCGCCATCGTGCTCGACGGGCGAGTCATCTCGGCTCCGCAGACCAACGAGCCGATCACCGGTGGCACCGCCTCGATCACGGGCAACTTCACCCAGAAGAGCTCGCTGGAGCTGGCGAACCAGCTGAAGTACGGCGCTCTCCCGCTCTCGTTCACCAAGCAGACGGAAGAGGAGATCAGCCCGCTGCTCGGCAAGGAGCAGCTCCAGCGCGGTCTGATCGCCGGTCTGATCGGCCTGCTGCTCGTGGTGCTCTACTCGCTGCTGCAGTACCGCGCCCTCGGCTTCGTGACGGTGGCGTCGCTGCTGGTCGCGGGGGTGATCACCTACGAGGTCGTCGTCGTGCTCGGCAACTCGTCGGGCCTGCGGCTGACCCTGGCCGGGATCACCGGTCTGATCGTGTCGATCGGTGTCACCGCCGACTCGTTCATCGTCTACTTCGAACGGGTCCGGGACGAGGTGCGTGACGGACGTAGCCTGCGCTCGGCCGTGGACACCGGGTGGAAGCGGGCCCGACGCACGATCCTGGCGGCGGACTCGATCAACTTCCTCGCTGCGGTCGTGCTGTACATCCTGGCCGCCGGTGGCGTGCGCGGGTTCGCGTACACGCTCGGCCTGGCCACGATCATCGACGTCGTCGTCGTCGTGCTCTTCACCCACCCGCTGCTGACCATCCTGGCCCGGACGAAGTTCTTCGGTCAGGGTCATCGCTGGTCCGGTCTCGACCCCGAGCGCCTCGGTGCCGGGACGGCGATCGGTGTGAAGGCCAACCTCGGCACCATCGCCTCGCGTCGCGCCGCCGCCGCCACGACCCCCCAGGACGCCTGA
- the secF gene encoding protein translocase subunit SecF: protein MFSFAAFGNQLYTGERSIEVVRRQKIWYAISAVILLLSLVALLTRGLVLGLEFTGGTEFRVVSVQTTNTIPGADAVTEGAPGAEANVTTVGSSSIRVQTDELTDAQIDKVTAALAKAYGVPEDNVTVSTVGPSWGQTVSKKAIQGLVVFLILVALFISVYFRTWKMALSAIIALVHDLFITVGIYALVGFEVTPASVIGFLTILGYSLYDTVVVFDKVRENTDHITTQTKRTYSEAANLAVNQTLVRSINTSVVALLPVGSILFIGAFWLGAGTLKDLSLALFVGIATGTYSSIFIATPLLADLREREPEMKALKKRVLSRRTGAVAPTAGGRASRAAAAGTATAVLERDVQDEADSDDAAPPAPQDGPGSRPRQTGPRNQPKRKPRRK, encoded by the coding sequence ATGTTCAGCTTCGCCGCATTCGGCAACCAGCTCTACACGGGCGAGCGCTCGATCGAGGTCGTGCGCCGCCAGAAGATCTGGTACGCGATCTCGGCCGTGATCCTGCTGCTGTCCCTGGTCGCGCTGCTGACCCGCGGTCTCGTTCTGGGGCTGGAGTTCACCGGCGGCACGGAGTTCCGCGTCGTGTCGGTGCAGACGACGAACACCATCCCCGGTGCGGACGCCGTCACCGAGGGAGCCCCGGGCGCCGAGGCCAACGTGACCACCGTCGGCAGCTCCTCGATCCGCGTGCAGACCGACGAGCTCACCGACGCCCAGATCGACAAGGTCACCGCCGCGCTCGCCAAGGCGTACGGCGTGCCGGAGGACAACGTCACGGTCTCCACCGTGGGTCCGTCGTGGGGTCAGACCGTGTCCAAGAAGGCGATCCAGGGTCTGGTCGTCTTCCTGATCCTGGTGGCGCTGTTCATCTCGGTCTACTTCCGCACCTGGAAGATGGCGCTGTCCGCGATCATCGCTCTCGTGCACGACCTGTTCATCACGGTCGGCATCTACGCCTTGGTCGGGTTCGAGGTGACCCCTGCGTCCGTCATCGGGTTCCTGACGATCCTCGGGTACTCCCTGTACGACACCGTCGTGGTGTTCGACAAGGTGCGCGAGAACACCGACCACATCACGACGCAGACGAAGCGCACCTACTCCGAGGCCGCGAACCTCGCCGTCAACCAGACGCTGGTGCGGTCCATCAACACCTCCGTGGTGGCGCTGCTGCCGGTCGGGTCGATCCTGTTCATCGGGGCCTTCTGGCTCGGTGCGGGCACGCTGAAGGACCTGTCGCTGGCGCTGTTCGTCGGTATCGCCACCGGTACGTACTCGTCCATCTTCATCGCGACCCCGTTGCTCGCGGACCTGCGTGAGCGCGAGCCCGAGATGAAGGCGCTGAAGAAGCGCGTGCTGTCCCGGCGCACCGGTGCCGTGGCCCCGACGGCCGGCGGCCGCGCCAGCCGCGCCGCCGCAGCGGGCACCGCCACCGCGGTGCTCGAGCGCGACGTGCAGGACGAGGCGGACTCGGACGACGCGGCACCGCCGGCGCCGCAGGACGGGCCCGGGTCCCGGCCGCGTCAGACGGGTCCGCGCAACCAGCCCAAGCGCAAGCCCCGCCGCAAGTGA
- a CDS encoding adenine phosphoribosyltransferase, whose product MSPASDAAPTAADLLARFVRDVPDFPSAGVMFKDIAPLLADGPAFGAVVGDLADRYRGTVDAVVGIEARGFMLAAPVAVTLGVGFVPVRKAGKLPGPVWAAEYALEYGTAEIEVQQDAFGAGRRVLVLDDVLATGGTAEATCELVERAGAEVVELAVLLELAFLSGRDKLPGRPVHALLTV is encoded by the coding sequence GTGAGCCCTGCCTCCGACGCCGCGCCCACAGCGGCTGACCTGCTCGCCCGCTTCGTCCGGGACGTCCCGGACTTCCCGTCGGCCGGGGTGATGTTCAAGGACATCGCCCCGCTCCTGGCCGACGGGCCGGCCTTCGGTGCGGTCGTGGGCGATCTGGCCGACCGCTACCGCGGCACGGTCGACGCCGTCGTCGGGATCGAGGCCCGCGGGTTCATGCTGGCCGCGCCGGTCGCCGTGACGCTCGGAGTCGGCTTCGTGCCGGTCCGCAAGGCCGGGAAGCTGCCTGGCCCCGTGTGGGCCGCCGAGTACGCGCTCGAGTACGGCACGGCGGAGATCGAGGTCCAGCAGGACGCCTTCGGGGCGGGACGCCGGGTGCTGGTGCTGGACGACGTCCTGGCTACCGGGGGAACGGCCGAGGCCACCTGCGAGCTGGTCGAGCGAGCCGGCGCCGAGGTGGTCGAGCTCGCCGTCCTGCTCGAGCTGGCCTTCCTGAGCGGCCGCGACAAGCTGCCCGGTCGGCCGGTGCACGCCCTGCTGACCGTCTGA
- a CDS encoding bifunctional (p)ppGpp synthetase/guanosine-3',5'-bis(diphosphate) 3'-pyrophosphohydrolase has translation MHTGSIPTSSRVRARLHRLGGQRSASSPVLEPLLRAVRATHPKADVSVIERAYEVAELAHRGQQRNSGDPYITHPLAVATILAELGMTEATLAAALLHDTVEDTDYTLDTLRKDFGDEVAMLVDGVTKLDKVTYGEAAQAETVRKMVVAMARDIRVLVIKLADRLHNARTWRYVSVESAQRKARETLEIYAPLAHRLGMNTIKWELEDLSFATLYPKVYDEIVRLVSERAPAREEYLAKVREQVTADLRGAKLKATVTGRPKHYYSIYQKMIVRGRDFEDIYDLVGVRVLVESVRDCYAALGALHARWNPVPGRFKDYIAMPKFNMYQSLHTTVIGPSGKPVEIQIRTFTMHRRAEFGVAAHWKYKEQPSASAPAEVEAGATDMAWLRQLLDWQRETSDPGEFLDSLRFEINAREVYVFTPKGDVVALPAGATPVDFAYAVHTEVGHRTIGGRVNGRLVPLESTLENGDVVEVLTSKAATAGPSRDWLAFVKSPRARNKIRQWFSKERREEAIDRGKDEIAKVMRKQHLPLQRLMSHESLLAIATELRYADIDALYAAIGESHVSAQSVVAKLVQSLGGEEGASEDLAEATLPSRVSRRPRTGDPGVVVKGVDDLWVKLARCCTPVPGDPIMGFVTRGSGVSVHRDDCTNVAGLLAEPDRIVEVEWAPSSATVFLVQIQVEALDRSRLLSDVTRVLSDAHVNILSATVQTSRDRVAVSRFSFEMGDPGHLGHVLNAVRRVDGVFDAYRLTGGRPTPTQSDA, from the coding sequence GTGCACACGGGTTCGATCCCGACGTCCAGCCGGGTGCGGGCCCGCCTGCACCGGCTGGGCGGGCAGCGCTCGGCCAGCAGCCCGGTGCTGGAGCCGCTCCTGCGCGCCGTGCGGGCCACCCACCCGAAGGCCGACGTCAGCGTCATCGAGCGCGCGTACGAGGTGGCCGAGCTGGCCCACCGCGGCCAGCAGCGCAACAGCGGCGACCCGTACATCACCCACCCGCTGGCGGTCGCCACGATCCTCGCCGAGCTGGGCATGACCGAGGCCACCCTCGCGGCGGCGCTGCTGCACGACACGGTGGAGGACACCGACTACACCCTGGACACGCTGCGCAAGGACTTCGGCGACGAGGTCGCGATGCTGGTCGACGGGGTGACCAAGCTCGACAAGGTCACCTACGGCGAGGCCGCGCAGGCCGAGACCGTCCGCAAGATGGTCGTGGCGATGGCCCGGGACATCCGGGTGCTGGTGATCAAGCTGGCGGACCGGCTGCACAACGCCCGGACGTGGCGCTACGTGTCGGTGGAGTCCGCCCAGCGCAAGGCGCGCGAGACCCTCGAGATCTACGCGCCACTGGCCCACCGGCTCGGCATGAACACCATCAAGTGGGAGCTCGAGGACCTCTCGTTCGCGACGCTCTACCCCAAGGTCTACGACGAGATCGTGCGGCTGGTCAGCGAGCGAGCACCGGCCCGCGAGGAGTACCTGGCGAAGGTCCGCGAGCAGGTCACGGCAGACCTGCGGGGCGCCAAGCTGAAGGCCACGGTGACGGGTCGGCCGAAGCACTACTACTCGATCTACCAGAAGATGATCGTCCGCGGCCGCGACTTCGAGGACATCTACGACCTGGTCGGCGTGCGGGTGCTGGTGGAGTCCGTGCGCGACTGCTACGCGGCGCTGGGTGCGCTGCACGCGCGGTGGAACCCGGTGCCAGGGCGGTTCAAGGACTACATCGCCATGCCCAAGTTCAACATGTACCAGTCGTTGCACACGACGGTCATCGGGCCGAGCGGCAAGCCGGTCGAGATCCAGATCCGCACCTTCACCATGCACCGCCGGGCCGAGTTCGGCGTTGCCGCGCACTGGAAGTACAAGGAGCAGCCGTCGGCGAGCGCACCGGCCGAGGTGGAGGCGGGCGCGACGGACATGGCCTGGCTGCGCCAGCTGCTCGACTGGCAGCGGGAGACCTCCGACCCCGGCGAGTTCCTCGACTCGCTGCGGTTCGAGATCAACGCCCGCGAGGTCTACGTGTTCACGCCCAAGGGTGACGTGGTGGCGCTGCCGGCCGGCGCGACGCCGGTGGACTTCGCGTACGCGGTGCACACCGAGGTCGGGCACCGCACCATCGGTGGTCGGGTGAACGGTCGCCTGGTGCCGTTGGAGTCGACGCTGGAGAACGGCGACGTCGTCGAGGTGCTGACGTCCAAGGCCGCCACCGCTGGCCCCAGCCGGGACTGGCTGGCCTTCGTGAAGAGTCCGCGGGCGCGCAACAAGATCCGCCAGTGGTTCAGCAAGGAGCGCCGCGAGGAGGCCATCGACCGCGGGAAGGACGAGATCGCCAAGGTGATGCGCAAGCAGCACCTGCCCCTGCAGCGGCTGATGTCGCACGAGTCCCTGCTGGCGATCGCGACCGAGCTCCGGTACGCCGACATCGACGCCCTGTACGCGGCGATCGGCGAGAGCCACGTGTCTGCGCAGAGCGTGGTGGCCAAGCTCGTCCAGTCCCTCGGCGGCGAGGAGGGGGCGAGCGAGGACCTGGCGGAGGCCACGCTGCCGAGCCGGGTCTCGCGCCGTCCTCGCACGGGCGACCCGGGCGTGGTGGTCAAGGGCGTGGACGACCTGTGGGTCAAGCTGGCTCGATGCTGTACGCCGGTGCCGGGCGACCCGATCATGGGCTTCGTCACCCGGGGCAGCGGGGTGTCCGTCCACCGCGATGACTGCACGAACGTCGCGGGGTTGCTCGCCGAGCCGGACCGCATCGTCGAGGTGGAGTGGGCGCCGTCGTCCGCGACCGTGTTCCTCGTCCAGATCCAGGTCGAGGCGCTGGACCGGTCCCGGCTGCTGTCGGACGTCACGCGGGTGCTGTCGGACGCGCACGTGAACATCCTGTCCGCCACCGTTCAGACGTCCCGGGACCGGGTCGCCGTCTCACGGTTCTCGTTCGAGATGGGCGACCCCGGTCACCTGGGGCACGTGCTCAACGCGGTCCGTCGCGTCGATGGCGTCTTCGACGCCTACCGGCTCACCGGAGGACGTCCCACGCCTACACAAAGTGACGCCTAA